The Methanobrevibacter thaueri genome contains a region encoding:
- a CDS encoding P-II family nitrogen regulator: protein MKRIIAIIRPEKFDDVKRALVEVGCDGMTVTEVKGRGSQKGIRQSYRGSSYCIDLIPKTRIEIVVNDNDLDLFVDTIKEAAHTGNIGDGKIFIQDIENVIRIRTGEDGDQAV, encoded by the coding sequence ATGAAACGCATTATAGCAATTATAAGACCTGAAAAATTTGATGATGTCAAAAGGGCACTGGTGGAAGTCGGATGCGATGGAATGACCGTTACTGAGGTAAAAGGAAGAGGAAGCCAAAAAGGAATAAGACAATCATATAGGGGATCAAGCTACTGCATAGATTTGATTCCAAAAACAAGAATAGAGATTGTTGTAAACGATAATGACCTGGACCTCTTTGTAGACACCATCAAAGAGGCAGCACACACAGGAAACATCGGTGACGGTAAAATCTTCATTCAAGATATCGAAAACGTAATAAGAATACGTACAGGTGAGGATGGAGATCAGGCTGTCTAG
- a CDS encoding S24 family peptidase produces MAKKTILAFIIIIFIGFSALFMINSHDTVDVYLDGENVSVETKDFGNGNLDLLNQEICDYVVNVMDDTTTNITGVHNGIENICLKYGLDDPTVNIDSSIGPDQIPVIVYVDGTSMVPTLQDGQTVLFNKTHDIHVGDIVVAESDEYGGIIKRVDEIDGNRVHLISDNKEVTYEYIDGYLYETKGITTWVDISDINGVVIDY; encoded by the coding sequence ATGGCTAAAAAGACCATTTTGGCTTTTATAATTATTATTTTTATAGGATTCTCAGCCTTATTTATGATCAATTCCCATGACACCGTTGACGTGTATCTCGATGGTGAAAACGTGAGCGTGGAAACTAAAGATTTTGGAAACGGCAATCTCGACCTCCTAAATCAGGAAATCTGTGATTACGTAGTGAATGTCATGGACGACACCACCACAAACATCACCGGAGTGCATAATGGAATTGAGAACATCTGCCTGAAGTATGGCCTTGATGACCCTACAGTCAATATCGATTCATCCATCGGACCTGACCAAATCCCCGTCATCGTTTATGTTGACGGAACATCAATGGTTCCGACACTGCAGGACGGACAGACAGTCCTTTTCAACAAGACCCATGACATCCATGTCGGGGACATCGTAGTGGCAGAATCCGATGAGTATGGTGGAATCATAAAAAGGGTCGATGAGATTGATGGAAACCGTGTCCATCTCATTAGTGACAATAAGGAAGTCACATACGAGTACATTGACGGATACCTATATGAAACCAAGGGCATCACTACATGGGTTGACATTTCAGACATTAATGGTGTGGTCATAGATTACTAA